CTCCAGCGGCTGGCCTCCGGTGAGGCCGATTTCACCATCGCCACGGCCGACGCGGTCTCCAAGTACCGGGCGGACGGGAAGCCCGGCGCGGACCGGCTGCGCGGCGTCGCGCGGCTTTACGACGACTACGTGCAGCTGGTGGTGCCGTCCGGCTCGACGGTGCAGTCGGCGCGGGACCTGAAGGGCAAGCGGGTCGCGATCGGCCAGCCGGGATCCGGGGTGCGGCTGATCTCGGAGCGGCTGCTGACGGCGGCCAAGCTGGACCCGGCGCGGGACATCACCCCGGTGTCCATCGGCATCGACACCATGCCGGCGGAGCTGGAGGCCGGCCGGATCGACGCGTTCTTCTGGTCCGGCGGCCTGCCGACCAACGCGGTGCGCGAGCTGTCGGACCGGTTCGAGATCCGGCTCGTACAGCTCGGCGACCTGGTCGAGACGCTCCAGGCGAGCGGGAGCCCGGCGCGGTACTACCGGGCGGCGGTGATGCCCCAGGACGCGTACACCCGGGCCCGGAACACCTCGGCGGTGGCGACCCTGGCCGTACCGAACCTGCTGGTCACCACCGAGGAGATGGACCCGGAGCTGACCGAGCAGTTCACGCGGACGGTGATCCTCAGCCGCGACCGGATCGGGCACGAGGTACATGCGGCGCAGCTGGTGGACCTGCGCACGGCGATCTACACGGACCCGCTGGACCTGCACGAAGGGGCCCAGCGGTACTACCGCTCGGTCAAGCCGTAGGCACGCGCGCCGTAAGGACGCTCACGCGGGGCTCACGCAGCGCTCACGCGGCAGGCAGCAGCATCAGCGCCGCCGCAGCCGCGCCGATCAGTCCCGCGTGGGTGCCCAGGGCCGCCGGGACCACCTGCAGGCCCCTCACGAACGAGAGCGTGGCGTAGTCGGCCAGGTGGGCCCGGATCGGTGCGAAGAGGGTGTCGCCCGAGGCGGCGACGCCCCCGCCGATGACCGCGATGTCCGTTTCGACGAGGGTCGCGGTGGCCGCGATGGCGGCGGCCAGGGCGCGGCCCGCCCGGTCGAAGGCGGCCACGGCGACGGGGTCCCCGGCCCCGGCGGCCACGGCCACACCCGCTGCGGTGGCGTCCCCGTCCGGGCTCGCCGGGGCCCAGCCCTGGGCCCTGGCCCACCGGGCGATGGCCGTGCCCGAGGCGATGGACTCCACGCAGCCGCGGCCCCCGCAGACGCACGGCTCACCGTCGAAGGCCACGCTGATGTGGCCGATGTGGCCCGCGTTGCCCGTGGGGCCGGGGTGGAGCTGGTTGTTCAGGATCAGCCCGCCGCCCACCCCGGTGGAGACCACCATGCACAGGGCGTTCGCGTGCCCCCGGGCCGCGCCCAGCCAGTGCTCGGCGGCGGTCATCGCCGGCCCGTCGCCGGCGAGCACGGTGGGGAGGGCCGCGCCGTGCCGGGCCAGTTCGGCCTCGATCCGGGCCTGGACCGGGAACTCCCGCCACGCCCCGATGTTGACCGGGCTCACCGTGCCGCGGGAGGCGTCCACGGGGCCCGCGCTGCCGATCCCGCAGCGGACCGCCGAGGGCCAGAGCGGGGAGCGCGCGAGGTCCGCGACGACCTCGGCGACGGCGGCGAAGACCGCGTCGCCGTCCGCGCCCCGCGGGGTCGGGCGGCGGGTGGTGGCCGTCATCGTGCCGTCGGGGTGCACCAGGGCGCCGGCGATCTTCGTACCGCCGATGTCGATCGCGACCGTCAGGCCGGTGGCCGAGACGGTGGCCCGCGGTGCGGGGAAGGCGGGGTGGGGACTCGTCACGGCAGCGGCTCCAGGAAGGGGTCGGATTCAGTATGCGGTCGGCGGAGGGGCCGTACTCTCCCGGGGCTCCAGCCGGGGCTGCTCGCTCTCGCGGGCGCGCGGCGGGCTCCCCGCGAGCACGGCGAGGAGCTCGTCGGCGGCGAGCCGGCCGAAGCCTGCGGTGTCGCGTACGAGGGCGGTGAGCCGGGGGTGGGTGACCCGGCACAGCGCGGAGTCGTCCCAGGCGACGATGGAGATCCGGCCGGGGACCGCGATGCCCAGCTCGGCGGCGACGGCGATGCCCGCCACCGCCATCACGTCGTTGTCGTAGACGAGCGCGGTCGGCGGTTCGGGCTCGGCGAGGACCCGGCGGGTGGCGGCCGCCCCCTCGGCGTCGGAGTAGTCGGTGACCACGGAGCGCACGTGCTCCGGGCCGAGCCCGCGCGCCTCGGCCTCGGCGCGCAGCGAGGCCATCCGGCGGGCGGTGTGGGCGAGGCCGGGCAGCCCGGCGATGTGGGTGATCCGGCGGTGGCCCAGCCCGTACAGGTGGTCCAGGACCTGGGCCATGGCCCGGGCGTCGTCGGCCCAGACGGAGGACAGCGGACCGGTTCCGCTTCCGTCGGCCGGGACCGACGACAGGGGGCCGGTTCCGCTTCCGTCGGCCGGGACCGACGACAGGGGGCCGGTCCCGCCCGCTGCGCCGATCATGACCGCCGGGAGGCCGAGCCGTGCGAGGAGTTCCGGGCGGGGGTCGTCCGTGCGCGGGTCGACGACGAGGACCCCGTCCACGCGCCGTTCGGCCCACCAGCGGCGGTAGACGGCGCATTCGGCGTCGATGCCGTCCACGACCTGGAAGAGCAGGGCGACCCGGCCCGCGGACAGCACCTCCTGGATGCCGGAGACCAGTTGGAGGAAGAAGGACTCGACGCCGAGGGTCTGCGCGGGCCGGGCGAGCACCAGTCCGACCGCGCCGGAGCGTTCGCCGGACAGGGCGCGGGCGGCGCTGTTGGGCTGCCAGCCGAGTTCCTCGGCGACCCGGCGGATCCGGGCGCGGGTGTCCCGGGACACGCCGGGCCGGTCGTTGAGCGCGAAGGACACGGCGCTCTCGGACACCCCGGCCCGGCGGGCGATGTCCTTGATGGTGGGTCTGCGGGCCATGGCCTGCCTGCCTCTTCTTCATCCCTGGGGTACGTCGGGCACGCCGGATACGCGGACGGCGATGGCGGGACCGTACGCGATCCTGCCCTGGCAGGCGGCCTTGACCAGCATCCAGTACGTGCCGGGCACGGCTCCCGGCGGCGGCCGCAGCTCGAACTCCACCTCCGCCGGGCGGTCCGCGGGTACGTGCACGGCCTGTCCGGCGGGACCGGTGAACTGCCAGGTCCCGTACGGGGAGACGGCGTACGCCCGGCCCGTCAGCGGGCTCCGGATCCCGGTGCTGCCGATCCTGGCCCGTACGAGGGCCCGCCCGCCGGGGGCCACCTCCACCTCCGGATCGGGCGCCTCCACCCACAGCGCGGGAGGGGTGTCCGGGTCGCCGGGCACCTCTACGGCGAGGACGTCCTCGAACTCCCCCGCCGGGGTGCTCGCGAGGACGCGGACCAGGTGGGTGCCGGGCCGGGCACCGGCCGCGGGGGTCACCGCCAGCGGGAGCCGCTCGTGGCCGCCGGGCGGCAGTTCGACCGCGCGCCGGGTCCAGGAGGTCTGCCAGCCCTCGGGGGCCCGGACCTCCAACCGGACCGGGCCGCCGGCGTCTTCGCCGTGCGCCGCGACCGTCACCGCGGCGTCGGCCGGGACTCCGGTGCAGGTGACCGCGTACGGGGCGTCGCCCAGCGGCGCCGTTCCGGTGTTGTGGAGCCAGTACCGGCTGAACACCGGCTGGTGCGGCTCGCGTTCGCCGCGCCGCAGCGGCATGCCCGATGCGGCGGGCAGCAGCACCGTCGTGGTCGCCGCGCCGCCGATGGCGCCGGGGAAGGGGCCGAAGGGGCGGTCCAGCAGATCCGCCTCGGCGGCCGGGGCCGCGGGCCGGTGCAGCCGGACCTGCGCCGGGTGGCCGTGGGTCTCGTGCAGCCGCACCGCCAGGGCGCCCGAGCCGCCGGCCGCGCGCTTGACCGCCTCGATCAGGACCCGGTCGGCGGGTTCGACGCCGAGCAGTGAACGGGCGGGCGGCTGCGGGCCGGCGTCCGGCGGGGCGGTGACGGCGGTCAGCGGCTTGTTGAACTCCCGGCCCCGGCGGACCAGATCGGTCGCCCGCCAGTCCCCGGCTCCCGCGACCAGTGCGTGCTCGAAGACGTGGGTCCAGTGCTGGAGCTGGAAGGAGCTGCCGTCCGGGGCCGTGCGCCGCGGCGGGTCCATCCACTCCCCGGCGGGTCGGCCCGTGCAAGAGCGCATCAGGCTGCCGTGCAGCCGGCCCCCGGTGTCGACGGCGAAGCCGGGCGTCCCCCTGACCAGGATCCCGACGGTCCGGCCGGCGTACGGGGCTTCGGGCGGGCCGGCGTACGGGGCCTCGGGCGCGGGCTCGCCGGCCGCCGGGTCCACGGCTTCGAGCCGGCCCGACGCGGAGACGGCCGATGCGGCCTCCCCCGCCGGCCCGGCGAGCACCAGGACCGGCAGGTCCCGGATGCCGGTCAGGTCGCAGCCGGGGCTCCAGAGCGCGCGGAGCCCGGCCCGAGCCGGTACCCAGACCTGCGCGTGTTCTCGTACGGCCTTCTCGTAGGCGGGACCGGCCGCCGCCAGCACCGCCGCCGTGAAGGTGCTCCGCTCGGGGCCGCCGAGTGCGATCCGGAAGTCGGGGAGGCTGCTGTCCGCGGCCAGGTCGCCCCAGCGCGGGCCGCCCGGCCGGGTCGGGGTGGCGGTGACCCCGTACCGGGCGAGCGCGACGACCAACTCCCGCAGGCCGTCGGGAGTTCCCGCGTCCGGGAGCACGATCTCGCCGGCCCCCACCGCCCGGCCCGGCCCCCGGCCACCGCCCACCACCAGCGGCGCCGAGAGCCCGAACCAGTTCAGGCACGGGCTGTCCAGGGTCCACGGGGCCCGGGTGTGGTCGGCCCCCGCATCCGCCCCGGGGAACGCGAACCCGCGCCCCACCACCGCGGCCGCCGTCTCCGCGACGGGCAGCGCCCCGGACACGTCGGCCGGGATGCGCAGCCGCAGCAGCCGGTCGGAGCCGCTGAACTCGTGGACGGTGGTGGTCAGTTCGACCCGGTCGAGGCCGTCCCACAGGGTGGTGGCCCTGGTCCAGCGGACTGGGCCGGTACGCCCGGAGGCCACGATCCGCGCCCCCAGCGGGCCCCGCTCCACGCGGCAGGAGTCGGCGGGCGCGCTGCCCGAGCCGGTGCCCGGCCCCTTGGGCAGCAGATGCCACGGGCCCTCCCCGAAGAAGGGGTGCCGGTCGTACTCCTCCTGCACGACGAGCTCGTCCACCTCACCCGGCGTCAGCAGCTCGTCCCCCGTGCGCCGGTCCAGCAGCCGGGCGAGGCCGCCACCCCGCGCGGGATCGGCCTCGGCCCGGAAGCACGCGTTCTCGACGGCCAGGCCGGCCGCGGGCTCCCAGCCGCCGGACACGGGCGACGGGGCGGCGGCGAGCCACCAGGTGCGGTGCCCCAGCGGCGGCACGTCGACGGCCAGGAAGGCCAGCTCCGCCCGGCCGCCGGCCACGGCTTCGAGATGGACGGCCGCGCCGCACCCCTCGGCGTCCAGGACCGTGATGCGCCGGGCCTCCTCCCCGCCCGCGCCCGGGCCCAGACCCAGCTCCGCGAGGTCCACCGTC
The Streptomyces sp. NBC_01296 DNA segment above includes these coding regions:
- a CDS encoding LacI family DNA-binding transcriptional regulator gives rise to the protein MARRPTIKDIARRAGVSESAVSFALNDRPGVSRDTRARIRRVAEELGWQPNSAARALSGERSGAVGLVLARPAQTLGVESFFLQLVSGIQEVLSAGRVALLFQVVDGIDAECAVYRRWWAERRVDGVLVVDPRTDDPRPELLARLGLPAVMIGAAGGTGPLSSVPADGSGTGPLSSVPADGSGTGPLSSVWADDARAMAQVLDHLYGLGHRRITHIAGLPGLAHTARRMASLRAEAEARGLGPEHVRSVVTDYSDAEGAAATRRVLAEPEPPTALVYDNDVMAVAGIAVAAELGIAVPGRISIVAWDDSALCRVTHPRLTALVRDTAGFGRLAADELLAVLAGSPPRARESEQPRLEPRESTAPPPTAY
- a CDS encoding NEW3 domain-containing protein translates to MDSGISVTEVATPALFTGSAQSPAQVVRVRIRRERPAGPLYVTVHGPGVATSHPRILRADTAEAWDTAGAGTGAPVESTVEVAVRTGGAAPGAVLPATARVATPDGRPLAELPFGLAVAEPGWTVRLVPHFHYDPLWWNTQAAYTALWDAPLRPGEPERGWEYTGVPAFTLIPLHLQQAREDPAYRFVLCEVDYLKPYWDSRPEDRAELRALIAEGRVEIVGGTYNEPSTNLTSAESTIRSAVHGLALHRGTLGAAPRTAWQLDVFGHDPSFPSLMAGAGLDSAVLARGPHHHWGPMQDTWGDGLRAPSAMQLPAEYEWIAPDGRGLLLHYLPAHYSAGWPSHRAPDAEAAAGELLELYELLRTCAATRNVLIPMGTDFSWPHRWGLEVQHAWNRRYCWPRMAHSGPRAHFEAVRAELAARGERPLPVTREMGPVYTGKDVSYADVKQAHRAAENLLEQAETFAALACAEGLLDYPEQTLAKAWRHLLHAAHHDAVTGTFSDQVYLDLLPTWREAHELADSVREEALRALTRTADTRGPGALAVTVHNPVSWTRTDLVRTTVDLAELGLGPGAGGEEARRITVLDAEGCGAAVHLEAVAGGRAELAFLAVDVPPLGHRTWWLAAAPSPVSGGWEPAAGLAVENACFRAEADPARGGGLARLLDRRTGDELLTPGEVDELVVQEEYDRHPFFGEGPWHLLPKGPGTGSGSAPADSCRVERGPLGARIVASGRTGPVRWTRATTLWDGLDRVELTTTVHEFSGSDRLLRLRIPADVSGALPVAETAAAVVGRGFAFPGADAGADHTRAPWTLDSPCLNWFGLSAPLVVGGGRGPGRAVGAGEIVLPDAGTPDGLRELVVALARYGVTATPTRPGGPRWGDLAADSSLPDFRIALGGPERSTFTAAVLAAAGPAYEKAVREHAQVWVPARAGLRALWSPGCDLTGIRDLPVLVLAGPAGEAASAVSASGRLEAVDPAAGEPAPEAPYAGPPEAPYAGRTVGILVRGTPGFAVDTGGRLHGSLMRSCTGRPAGEWMDPPRRTAPDGSSFQLQHWTHVFEHALVAGAGDWRATDLVRRGREFNKPLTAVTAPPDAGPQPPARSLLGVEPADRVLIEAVKRAAGGSGALAVRLHETHGHPAQVRLHRPAAPAAEADLLDRPFGPFPGAIGGAATTTVLLPAASGMPLRRGEREPHQPVFSRYWLHNTGTAPLGDAPYAVTCTGVPADAAVTVAAHGEDAGGPVRLEVRAPEGWQTSWTRRAVELPPGGHERLPLAVTPAAGARPGTHLVRVLASTPAGEFEDVLAVEVPGDPDTPPALWVEAPDPEVEVAPGGRALVRARIGSTGIRSPLTGRAYAVSPYGTWQFTGPAGQAVHVPADRPAEVEFELRPPPGAVPGTYWMLVKAACQGRIAYGPAIAVRVSGVPDVPQG
- a CDS encoding ROK family protein codes for the protein MTSPHPAFPAPRATVSATGLTVAIDIGGTKIAGALVHPDGTMTATTRRPTPRGADGDAVFAAVAEVVADLARSPLWPSAVRCGIGSAGPVDASRGTVSPVNIGAWREFPVQARIEAELARHGAALPTVLAGDGPAMTAAEHWLGAARGHANALCMVVSTGVGGGLILNNQLHPGPTGNAGHIGHISVAFDGEPCVCGGRGCVESIASGTAIARWARAQGWAPASPDGDATAAGVAVAAGAGDPVAVAAFDRAGRALAAAIAATATLVETDIAVIGGGVAASGDTLFAPIRAHLADYATLSFVRGLQVVPAALGTHAGLIGAAAAALMLLPAA
- a CDS encoding TAXI family TRAP transporter solute-binding subunit, with product MAHVPSRIRRRTALWGLVAVLGVLALLAWWLKPFGEPELKGGLSISTGVRTGVYHRYGQLLEQALAQDMPEMKVQLETSQGSQENLQRLASGEADFTIATADAVSKYRADGKPGADRLRGVARLYDDYVQLVVPSGSTVQSARDLKGKRVAIGQPGSGVRLISERLLTAAKLDPARDITPVSIGIDTMPAELEAGRIDAFFWSGGLPTNAVRELSDRFEIRLVQLGDLVETLQASGSPARYYRAAVMPQDAYTRARNTSAVATLAVPNLLVTTEEMDPELTEQFTRTVILSRDRIGHEVHAAQLVDLRTAIYTDPLDLHEGAQRYYRSVKP